ttccaagacttctgccgccaaatattccatcacagctgccaaatacacaggggcaccggctccgacgcgctcagcatagtttccctttcgcagcagacgatgaatacgaccaacagggaattgtaatccagcacgattagagcgggactttgcctttcccttcacttttccacctttaccacgaccagacatt
This window of the Eupeodes corollae chromosome 3, idEupCoro1.1, whole genome shotgun sequence genome carries:
- the LOC129952406 gene encoding histone H2A — translated: MSGRGKGGKVKGKAKSRSNRAGLQFPVGRIHRLLRKGNYAERVGAGAPVYLAAVMEYLAAEVLELAGNAARDNKKTRIIPRHLQLAIRNDEELNKLLSGVTIAQGGVLPNIQAVLLPKKTEKSA